Below is a genomic region from Nocardioides panacis.
CGCAGCTCCCGACGGCGTCGTGTAGTAGACCGCCTGTGCGGAGGTGGGCACGCCGCGGCAGGAGTACGGCGCGTGGGCGAGCACCTGCAACGGCCGAGGCGTGCCCCGCACGGGATAGACGCGGTCTGCCTCCACACCCACGAGGTGGTGCAGCTCCTCGCCGCGCCGGGTGCCCGTGCCCGCGAAGCCCCACCAGCCGGGAGAGGCCACCCGGAACGGCGCGTCCACGGGGAAGCACTCGTAGTCCATCCCGGTCAGCCCGTGCTCGGCGTGTGGTTCGACGCCCTCCCGCCACAGCCCGGTGCGCGTCGAGGGGGGGCCCGGGGTCGAGCGCAGCGTCGCCGCGGTAGCCGACGACGGTCCGTCCGTCTCCCTCCAAGCGGATGCGCCAGTACATCGTGTTCGCTCCCAGGAACACGAGGTTGGTCCCCGTCGCCCGGGCCCGCTCGACCTGCTCGCGCATCTCCTCGGACCAGTACTCGTCGTGGCCGCACGACACGTAGGCCCGCGCTCCGCCCAGGGCACCGGTACGCCGGGCGAGGTCGATGTTCGTGAAGTAGGCCAGGGGGATCCCGAGGCGCTCGGCGGCGACGACGACGGGCACGGCGCCGAACCCCATGTCCGTCGCACCCGGAGCCGGATAGGGACGGTCGAAGCTGACGGCCCAGCTGCGCCGGTCCCCGGCGGGCCCCTCGTACAACGAGTAGCCGCCCCAGTCGTTGTAGGCCTGCCAGGTGGTCACCGGGAACACCAGGGCTACCCGGTCGCGCGCCGTCGGCGACGTCACGACGTAGGGCACCTGCGACTGCCAGCCCGACGAGGCGCTCAGCTTGAACACGTAGAGGCCCGGTGCCCACCCGGTGGTCGCGACGATCGTGTCCGTCCGCCAGCGCGCCACGACCGTGCGTCGCTCGGGGTCCGCGAACGTCGGCGGCGCCTGCACGTGGCCGGGAAGCCGGCTCGCCCCCCACACGAACCGGCCGTCGCCGCCGTCGTACGCCCCGATGCGGTAGGCGTCGACGTCGAAGGACCGGGCGGTCGTCGAGACCCGGAGCGCGACGGGAGCGCCCGGCGCGCCGCTGCTGGTGGTGGCGTACCCCTCGACCTGGTGGTCCCGTGCCGGGTGGCCCATACGCCAGGCTCGCGTCCCGTGCAGCGTGGTTCGCGGGGGGCACCCGTCCGGAGACCACCGGCGCTCCGTGCGACCTGGCGGCGCCGGACGGTCCGGGCGGCTGCGGGCCGCTGCTGCACCCACCCGTCGCGAGGCAGCCCAGGAGAAGGGCCACATGGACCAGCCGAACGTGTGCGCCCATCTCGTGCCTCCTGTGCCGTGCCCGCACAGGGAGCGAGTCACGGACGACCCGCGAGGTTCCCTCAGCGGGCACGGGGAAGTGCCGGCGTGCGCCGCCAGGTCGCTCCGTCGTCGGTGGAGACCAGCCACCGCTCGTCGTCGACGACGTAGACCGCCTCCCCCTGCACCATCGGACTGACCAGCCCGAACGACGTGTGCACGTCCGTCTCGACGAAGCGGGTCCAGGACGGGTCGGTGCTGCGGAACAGGACGTCGCCACGCCCGACGAGCCGGGTGACGCCGAGGAGCACGCCGGACCGGGTGACGGTCCAGTCGACGTCGGCGATCCTCACGCCGCGCAAGGCAGCCGACAGGTCACGGCTGTGCCAGGTCGCCCCCGCGTCGGAGGTGTACTCCACCGAGGTGTTCCCGGCCAGCACTCCCCACGCGCCGGCGGCCGTCGCGCTCACGATCGAGCCGCCAGGCAGCGACGTCGTCCGGCTCCGCCACGACCTCCCGTCGTCCGACCAGGACAGGCGACGCCCGTCGGAGGACCGGGCCCACCGCACCTCCGCCGGCCCGGTCGCGACGGGCTCGGTGCCTCGCGGCAGCGAGATGTCCGGGTCCAGCGAGCCACTGGCCCGCTGCACGTCGAAGCGGCAGCGCGGGTCCGCGGGCTGGGCCGCGCACACGCCCTCGGCGCCGGGCCCCCAGGCGAGGGCGCGTGCCTTGCCGGCGCCGTCCACCAGGTAGGCCCGCGTCTCGGCGGGGGCACCGGAACGGCACGAAGCTGGCACCGAGCCCAGGACGAAACCGTCCACGAGAGGTACGACGGGGCGCCGCCGCTCCAGCCACGAGCGGCTGCCTCCGTCGACCGCGGACCACCGCAGCGCAGTGCCGCCCGGCGCTCCACAGTCATCGCTGCCACCGGGCACCGTGACGACCGCGAGCAGGTCACCGGCGCCGTCCACCTTCGAGGCATCGGCGTCGACCTGTGCGTCCGGGTCGGAGAGCACCCGCGCGGCTCCCGTGCGGTCGATCGTCGGTGCCGGCTGCTGCACCGGCCCCTGGGTCCGCTCGCGGTCGAAGGTCTGGGCGACGCCGACGGTCGCGACCAGCACGGCGGCGGCGACGGCAGCACCCGCGACGACGGCCCGGCGCCGCCGGACCTGTCGGCCCCGTTCGGCGACGACGGCGAAGTCGGGGAGCTCGACGTGCGCCTCGACGTCGCCGCGCATCGAGCGCAGCCTCGACTCATCCACGGTCGGCCTCCACGGTGGTCTGCAGCAGCTTCGCGAGCGCCGTACGCCCGCGGTTCAGCCGGGACTTCACGGTCCCGTCGGCGACGCCCAGCGTGGCGGCGATCTCCTGCACGGACAGGTCTCCTAGGTAGAACAGCGAGACGGTCTCGCGCTGCTGGAACGGCAGCGCCCGCAGCGCCTCCATCACGGCCACGTGGTCCTCCGAGATCCCGGGTACGTCGGACGGGGAAGCGATCCTCGGACTGAGCACGCGGAACATCTGCGCCCGGCGCCAGCGCCGTCGCAGCACGTTGAGGGCTACCGTCCGCAGCCAGGCCTCGGGGTTGTCGACGCGCCGGAACCGCTCGCCCGCCGCCACGGCTCGCGCGAACGCCTCCTGCACCGCGTCCTCCGCCTCGACGCGGTCCCCGGCGACGGCGTACGCCTGCGCCACGAGCCGCCGGTACGACGCCTCGTAGACCTCGCGGACGTAGCCGCTGTCCGCCACTCGACCACCTCCCGCAGAGGACGAGTCAGCAGGAGGCATCCGGGTTCCCTCGACGACCGATCCTCTTCCATCCTGCCGGTGACGCCGGCCGGTCGCCATCGCCACATCGGGCCATCGGGGGAAGGTCGGGCGACGGGACCCGTCCCGCTGACCTCGTCGTACGGCTCCGTGCCGCCACGGCGACCAGCAGCGCGGGCACACCCAGGTAGAGGTAGTGCAGACCCTCCCAGGCAGCCGGGTCGAATCCCTTGCGCTCCAGGTCCCACACTGCGACAGCGGCCATCGGAGCCGTCACGGCGAGCAGGTGCACCCACTCGTGATGCCGGCGCAGCACGCCCACCGCGCCGTGCCGCAGGACGACGACGGCCGACGCGCCCAGGGCGAGGACCGCCACGGCCACCAGCCCGGTGAGCTGGTCCTGTCCGAGGTCGTGGAGGACGCGGACCGACTTGCCCGCCAGGTGCCCGGGTCGGAACGACGCAGGGGCGACCGCCCAGGTGCCGACGTACAGCGTCGTCGCCCCCAGAAGCACCGGCGCGACGACCCACCAGCCCCGGGCGCCGAACACGCCGAGCAGCACCACCCCCGACGCAGCGGTCACCGCCAGCAGCGGCAGCCGACTCGTGGCGAACAGGAGGTACGCCGTGCCGCCCGTCACCATCAGCACCGTGTCGTGTCGCCGCAGGCCCAGCGTCGATGCGGTGGTCGCGACGGCGAACAGCCAGCCGATCACCACCATGTCCGAGCCCGTCGCCGCCATCTCGAGGAACAGCCAGCAGGGGAACTGGGTCAGGCTCAGCAACACCGCCGTGCTCTGGTCGGTGAGCAGCCTCAGCACGCGGTAGCCGAGCAGGACAGCCATGCCCGGCACCACGACGAGGTAGCCGTCCCACAGCGCGAGCGGGAGGTAGGGCACGAGCTCCCCCGGCCCCGTCGAGCACGGGTCCCCGAAGTAGCCGACCCCGTACGGCGCACGGAGCGCCAGCACGTTGCCGACGAGCTCCCGGACGCAGTCGTCCTGGTCGGAGCCGCGGCCCACCGAGCGCAGGGCATCGGCCCGGGGGTAGGCAACCGCCACCATCGCGAGCAGCACGACGAGCGCGAGGCCGAGCACCCGGCCGCGGCAGAGCCATCGGAGGAGCCACGGACGCCGCAGGACGACGCCCCAGACCAGGAGACCGGCCACCACGTACGCCGCGTAGGCCGGCCCGGGCAGCGGTCCGCCGTACTTGAAGAAGAAGCGGACCGACAGCAGCAGCTGGACCGCGACGACGACAGTGAGCAGTCCGCCGGCGCGACCGGTCCCGACAACGGGTGGGCGGGTGGGTCGCATGTGGGAGACGAGTCACCACCGACCCGCTGCGTTCCCACCACGCCCGCGCGCCCGTCGCCCCAGGCCGACGACACGAACCGCGTGATCCCACGCAAGACTGGTGGCAGCCCAGCGTTTGGTGGATGCCGGTGGAGCTCGAAGCCGAGCGCCCCGCAGTATCATGGTGTGACGACCGCCACTCCCGGAGCCGCTTGATGACGACCGCGTCCACGACCGACAGGGCCGCGTTGGTGAGTGCCATCGCCTCGGCGCACCTCTCCGACCGAGGTCCCCTGATGCCGGTGCTCCACGAGGTGATGGAGGAGCTCGGCTACGTCGCCCGTGAGGACGTCGAGACGATCGCCGCCGTGCTGAACCTCTCGGTCGCGGAGGTGCACGGGGTGGTCAGCTTCTACCACGACTTCCGCACCGAACCGCCGGCCGCGCACACCGTCACCCTGTGCCGCGGCGAGGCCTGCCAGGCGGTCGGGGCCCAAGCGCTGTACGACGCCACGCGAGCCCGCGCGGGCACGCTGGGCGACGGCGTCGAGGTCGCGCAGGTCTTCTGCCTCGGCAACTGCGCGCTCGGACCGTCCGGCACCCTGGACGGCCGCCTCCACGGCCGGCTGTCGGCGGACCGGCTGGACGCGCTGACGGAGGGGTGGCGGTGAGGGCCCCGACCCGCCGGGTGTTCGTCCCGACTGACGCCGCCGCGGTCTCGGTGGGCGCCGACGACGTGGCCGCCGCGTTCGAGGCGGCCGGGGCACAGGTCGTCCGCAACGGGTCGCGCGGCATGCTCTGGCTGGAGCCGCTGGTCGAGCTCGACACCGCGGCGGGGCGGGTCGGCTACGCCAACGTGACCCCCGACGGCGTCGCCGCCGTGCTCGCGGGCGAGGCAGCCGACATCGGAGTGGTCGACGAGCACCCGTGGCTGACCTCGCAGCAGCGGCTGAGCTTCGCCCGGGTCGGGGTGGTCGACCCGGCCTCGATCGCCGACTACGAGGCGCACGGCGGCTGGGCCGGGCTCCGCCGGGCGCTCTCGCTCTCCCCCGCCGAGGTGGTCCAGGAGGTGACCGCATCCGGGCTCCGGGGCCGCGGCGGCGCCGGCTTCCCGGCCGGCATCAAGTGGCAGACCGTCCTGGACGCGCCCTCCGACCTCAAGTTCGTGGCCTGCAACTTCGACGAGGGCGACTCCGGGACGTTCGCGGACCGGATGGTCGTCGAGGGTGACCCGTTCACCCTCGTCGAGGGCATGACCATCGCCGCCCGTGCCGTCGGGGCGAGCGAGGGCTACGTCTACATCCGCTCCGAGTACCCGCACGCCGTGGCCGCCCTGCGGCGCGCGATCGACGCGGCGTACACCCACGGCTACCTCGGCCAGGACGTGCTCGGCTCCGGCCTCGCCTTCGACCTGCACGTCCGCGTCGGAGCGGGCGCCTACATCTGCGGCGAGGAGTCCTCGATGCTCGAGAGCCTCGAGGGCCGCCGTGGCGAGGTGCGTGCCAAGCCGCCGATCCCCGCCGTCAAAGGCCTGTGGGGCCGGCCGACCGCGGTCAACAACGTGCTGACGCTCTGCGCGGTGCCGATGGTCCTGGCCGACGGGGGCGCGGCGTACGCGTCCCTCGGCACCGGCCGTTCCCGCGGCACCCAGGTGTTCCAGCTCGCCGGCAACGTCCGGCAGGGCGGCATCGTCGAGCTGCCCTTCGGGGTGACGCTGCGTGAGCTCGTCGAGGACTACGGCGGCGGGACCCTGTCCGGCCGCCCGGTGCGCGCGGCGCAGGTGGGTGGCCCGCTCGGCGCGTACGTGCCGGCGTCCGGCTTCGACGTACCCATGGACTACGAGGCCCTGGCCGAGTCCGGCGCGATGCTCGGGCACGGCGGCGTCGTGGTCTTCGACGAGACCGTCGACATGGCCCGGATGGCGCGCTTCGCGATGGAGTTCTGCGCGATCGAGTCGTGCGGCAAGTGCACGCCGTGCCGCATCGGGTCCACCCGCGGCGTGGAGACCATCGACCGGATCATCGCCGGGCAGGCCGTAGGCGCCAACCTGGTCCTGCTCGACGACCTCTGCGAGACCATGACCAAGGGGTCGCTGTGCGCGATGGGCGGGCTGACGCCGATGCCCGTGCAGAGCGCGCTGCGGCACTTCCCCGAGGACTTCGAACGGGAGGGAGCACCCGTATGAGCCAGAGCATCCGCGACCCCGAGGTCGATCTCGGCACCCCGGCTGTCCGGGACGCCGCACCCGTGACGGTCACCATCGACGGACGCCCGGTCGACGTCCCCGCCGGTACGTCGATCCTGCGCGCCGCCACCGAGGCCGGCGTACCCATCCCCAAGCTGTGCGCGACCGACTCCCTCAAGGCCTTCGGCTCCTGCCGGATGTGCCTGGTCGAGGTCGACGGGGTCAAGGGCGTGCCGGCCTCCTGCACCACGCCCTGCACCGACGGCATGGTCGTCAGCACGCACACCGAGACGGTGCGCGACCTGCGTCGCAACGTCATGGAGCTCTACCTCTCCGACCACCCCGAGGACTGCGACGGCTGCGCCCGCGGCAACTGCGAGATCCAGGAGATGGCCGCCACGGTCGGCTCCGCCGAGGTCCGCTACGGCCGACCCGGCTCCCGCGACCAGGTCGCCCACCCGCACCCGGTCGACGTGAGCAACCCCTACTTCGCCTTCGACCCGTCCTCGTGCATCGTCTGCTCCCGGTGCGTGCGGGCCTGCGCCGAGACCCAGGGCACGTTCGCGCTCACCGTCGAGGGCCGCGGCTTCGACTCCGCGATCAGCGCCGGCGGCACGGACTTCCTCACCTCCGAGTGCGTCTCGTGCGGCGCCTGCGTCCAGGCCTGCCCGACCTCCGCGCTGCAGGAGCGCTCCGTGGTCGAGCTCGGCATGCCGACCCGCTCGGTGGAGACCACCTGCGCCTACTGCGGGGTGGGGTGCTCGTTCCGGGCCGAGGTCAAGGGCGAGGGGGCCGACACCCAGGTCGTGCGGATGATGCCGTCGAAGAACGGCGGCGCCAACGAGGGCCACAGCTGCGTCAAGGGCCGGTTCGCCTACGGCTACACCTCCCACAAGGACCGGCAGCTCTCCCCGATGGTTCGCGACACGATCGACGACGAGTGGCGCCAGGTCTCGTGGGACGAGGCCATCGGCCGGGTCGCCGAGGGGTTCAAGGCCATCCAGACCGAGCACGGCGTGGCCGCCATCGGCGGCATCTCGTCGAGCCGGTGCACCAACGAAGAGGTCTACGTCGTCCAGAAGATGGTGCGCGCGGCGTTCGGCAACAACAACATCGACACCTGTGCACGGGTGTGCCACTCCCCCACCGGCTACGGCCTGAAGCAGACCTTCGGCACCTCCGCCGGGACCCAGGACTTCCGGTCGGTGGAGAAGGCCGACGTGATCCTGCTGATCGGCGCCAACCCCACCGACGCCCACCCTGTCTTCGCCTCGCGGATGAAGAGGCGGCTGCGCGAAGGGGCCCGGCTGATCGTGGCCGACCCACGCCGCATCGACCTGGTGCGCAGCCCGCACGTCGAGGCGACCTACCACCTGCCCGTCCTGCCCGGCTCCAACGTGGCCTTCGTCAACGCCCTGGCCCACGTGATCGTCACCGAGGGTCTGCACGACGAGGGCTTCGTGCGCGAGCGCTGCGAGGACGCCGACGAGTACCTCGCCTTCATCGCCGACCCGGTCAACTCCCCGGAGGCCGTGGCCGAGGTCACCGGAGTCGATCCCGACGAGCTGCGTGCGGCCGCCCGGCTCTACGGCACCGGCGGCAACTCCGCGATCTACTACGGTCTCGGCGTCACCGAGCACTCCCAGGGCTCGACGATGGTGATGGGCATGGCCAACCTGGCCATGGTCACCGGAAACATCGGCCGTGAGGGCGTCGGCGTGAACCCGCTCCGTGGGCAGAACAACGTCCAGGGCTCGTGCGACATGGGCTCCTTCCCCCACGAGTTCCCGGGCTACCGGCACGTCTCCCAGGACGACGTCCGCGGCATCTACGAACGGCTGTGGGGTCTCACCCTCGACCCGGAGCCGGGTCTGCGGATCCCCAACATGTTCGACGCGGCGCTGGCCGGCACGTTCCGCGGGCTCTACGTCCAGGGCGAGGACATCGCCCAGTCCGACCCCAACACCCAGCACGTGGAGGCGGCGCTGCGGGCGATGGACCTCGTGGTCGTCCAGGACCTGTTCCTCAACGAGACGTCACGGTTCGCGCACGTCTTCCTGCCCGGCACGTCCTTCCTGGAGAAGGACGGCACCTTCACCAACGCCGAGCGGCGCCTCAACCGGGTCCGGCCCGTGTTCCCGTCGAAGGTGGGCATGGACGAGTGGGAGGTCACCTGCGCGATCGGCCGGGCGATGGGCTACGACATGTCGTACGCCGCTGCGTCCGAGATCATGGACGAGATCGCGGCGACCACCCCGACGTTCGCGGGCGTCTCGTTCGCGCGCCTCGACGAGCTCGGCTCGATGCAGTGGCCGGTGTACGACGCCGCCTCGACCGGTACGCCGGTCATGCACGTCGGCGAGTTCGTCCGGGGCAAGGGCAAGCTCGTCCAGACGGTGTTCGTGCCGACCACCGAACGGTCGACACGGAAGTTCCCGCTGATCCTCACCACCGGCCGGATCCTCAGCCAGTACAACGTCGGCGCCCAGACCCGGCGGACCGCCAACAACACCTGGCACCCCGAGGACGTCCTGGAGATCCACCCGGCCGACGCCGAGCTGCGCGGCATCTCCACCGGCGACCTGGTCGACCTGTCCAGCCGCGTCGGGTCGACGACGCTCCGGGCGCAGGTCTCGGAGCGGATGCCGGCGGGCGTCGTCTACACGACCTTCCACCACCCGGTGACCGGGGCCAACGTGGTCACGACCGAGAACTCCGACTGGGCCACGAACTGCCCGGAGTACAAGGTGACCGCCGTCCAGGTCGGCGTGGCCAACGCCCGCGGCGACCACGCCGTCGCCGAGGCGCGACAGCCCGCGGAGACCCACGCGTGAGCGTGCCCGCCGAAGCGCGCATGGGCAACGACATCGCCCGGCAGTTCGCGCACCTGCCGGCGGCCCAGGCGGCCGAGGCCGTCGCCCGGCACATCGAGACCTTCTGGGACCCGCGCATGCGCCGTACGCTCGAGGCTCTCGCCGCCGCCCACGACGACTCCCTCGACCCGCTCCTCGTCGACGCAGCCGGCCGCCTGGCCGCGCACGCCTCCCGCTCGGAGCCCGACGCCCAGCCGTAGCCGACGGCATCGGAAGGGGTCGCATGGAGGTGCTCAGCAGCCGGGTTCTCCTGCGTCCCGCGGACCTCGGACGCAGCCACCGGTTCTACCGGGACACGCTGGGTCTCGCCGTCTACCGGGAGTTCGGCAGCCCTGAGGCGCCGGGCCTGGTGTTCTTCCTGGCCAACGGCCTTCTCGAGGTCAGCGGACAGGCGACGGACCCGCCCGGGGAGCGCATCGCGCTGTGGATCCAGGTCCGAGACGTGCACGCGGAGCATCGACGTCTGGTGGAGGTCGGCGTGC
It encodes:
- a CDS encoding VOC family protein; this translates as MEVLSSRVLLRPADLGRSHRFYRDTLGLAVYREFGSPEAPGLVFFLANGLLEVSGQATDPPGERIALWIQVRDVHAEHRRLVEVGVPILREPRREAWGLVELWIADPDGVRIVVVEIPDDHPLRRDHRGPPAPGR
- a CDS encoding RNA polymerase sigma factor, which codes for MADSGYVREVYEASYRRLVAQAYAVAGDRVEAEDAVQEAFARAVAAGERFRRVDNPEAWLRTVALNVLRRRWRRAQMFRVLSPRIASPSDVPGISEDHVAVMEALRALPFQQRETVSLFYLGDLSVQEIAATLGVADGTVKSRLNRGRTALAKLLQTTVEADRG
- a CDS encoding N,N-dimethylformamidase beta subunit family domain-containing protein — its product is MRSTPGPPSTRTGLWREGVEPHAEHGLTGMDYECFPVDAPFRVASPGWWGFAGTGTRRGEELHHLVGVEADRVYPVRGTPRPLQVLAHAPYSCRGVPTSAQAVYYTTPSGAAVLDVGTLRWTCALADRCPVPLTRRTLRFVNRVTATVLRDFALGPAAPRHPARDNVRQFDLPTTNLVPAS
- a CDS encoding formate dehydrogenase subunit delta: MSVPAEARMGNDIARQFAHLPAAQAAEAVARHIETFWDPRMRRTLEALAAAHDDSLDPLLVDAAGRLAAHASRSEPDAQP
- a CDS encoding NADH-ubiquinone oxidoreductase-F iron-sulfur binding region domain-containing protein, with the translated sequence MRAPTRRVFVPTDAAAVSVGADDVAAAFEAAGAQVVRNGSRGMLWLEPLVELDTAAGRVGYANVTPDGVAAVLAGEAADIGVVDEHPWLTSQQRLSFARVGVVDPASIADYEAHGGWAGLRRALSLSPAEVVQEVTASGLRGRGGAGFPAGIKWQTVLDAPSDLKFVACNFDEGDSGTFADRMVVEGDPFTLVEGMTIAARAVGASEGYVYIRSEYPHAVAALRRAIDAAYTHGYLGQDVLGSGLAFDLHVRVGAGAYICGEESSMLESLEGRRGEVRAKPPIPAVKGLWGRPTAVNNVLTLCAVPMVLADGGAAYASLGTGRSRGTQVFQLAGNVRQGGIVELPFGVTLRELVEDYGGGTLSGRPVRAAQVGGPLGAYVPASGFDVPMDYEALAESGAMLGHGGVVVFDETVDMARMARFAMEFCAIESCGKCTPCRIGSTRGVETIDRIIAGQAVGANLVLLDDLCETMTKGSLCAMGGLTPMPVQSALRHFPEDFEREGAPV
- the fdhF gene encoding formate dehydrogenase subunit alpha; the protein is MSQSIRDPEVDLGTPAVRDAAPVTVTIDGRPVDVPAGTSILRAATEAGVPIPKLCATDSLKAFGSCRMCLVEVDGVKGVPASCTTPCTDGMVVSTHTETVRDLRRNVMELYLSDHPEDCDGCARGNCEIQEMAATVGSAEVRYGRPGSRDQVAHPHPVDVSNPYFAFDPSSCIVCSRCVRACAETQGTFALTVEGRGFDSAISAGGTDFLTSECVSCGACVQACPTSALQERSVVELGMPTRSVETTCAYCGVGCSFRAEVKGEGADTQVVRMMPSKNGGANEGHSCVKGRFAYGYTSHKDRQLSPMVRDTIDDEWRQVSWDEAIGRVAEGFKAIQTEHGVAAIGGISSSRCTNEEVYVVQKMVRAAFGNNNIDTCARVCHSPTGYGLKQTFGTSAGTQDFRSVEKADVILLIGANPTDAHPVFASRMKRRLREGARLIVADPRRIDLVRSPHVEATYHLPVLPGSNVAFVNALAHVIVTEGLHDEGFVRERCEDADEYLAFIADPVNSPEAVAEVTGVDPDELRAAARLYGTGGNSAIYYGLGVTEHSQGSTMVMGMANLAMVTGNIGREGVGVNPLRGQNNVQGSCDMGSFPHEFPGYRHVSQDDVRGIYERLWGLTLDPEPGLRIPNMFDAALAGTFRGLYVQGEDIAQSDPNTQHVEAALRAMDLVVVQDLFLNETSRFAHVFLPGTSFLEKDGTFTNAERRLNRVRPVFPSKVGMDEWEVTCAIGRAMGYDMSYAAASEIMDEIAATTPTFAGVSFARLDELGSMQWPVYDAASTGTPVMHVGEFVRGKGKLVQTVFVPTTERSTRKFPLILTTGRILSQYNVGAQTRRTANNTWHPEDVLEIHPADAELRGISTGDLVDLSSRVGSTTLRAQVSERMPAGVVYTTFHHPVTGANVVTTENSDWATNCPEYKVTAVQVGVANARGDHAVAEARQPAETHA
- a CDS encoding NAD(P)H-dependent oxidoreductase subunit E; its protein translation is MTTASTTDRAALVSAIASAHLSDRGPLMPVLHEVMEELGYVAREDVETIAAVLNLSVAEVHGVVSFYHDFRTEPPAAHTVTLCRGEACQAVGAQALYDATRARAGTLGDGVEVAQVFCLGNCALGPSGTLDGRLHGRLSADRLDALTEGWR
- a CDS encoding WD40/YVTN/BNR-like repeat-containing protein, coding for MDESRLRSMRGDVEAHVELPDFAVVAERGRQVRRRRAVVAGAAVAAAVLVATVGVAQTFDRERTQGPVQQPAPTIDRTGAARVLSDPDAQVDADASKVDGAGDLLAVVTVPGGSDDCGAPGGTALRWSAVDGGSRSWLERRRPVVPLVDGFVLGSVPASCRSGAPAETRAYLVDGAGKARALAWGPGAEGVCAAQPADPRCRFDVQRASGSLDPDISLPRGTEPVATGPAEVRWARSSDGRRLSWSDDGRSWRSRTTSLPGGSIVSATAAGAWGVLAGNTSVEYTSDAGATWHSRDLSAALRGVRIADVDWTVTRSGVLLGVTRLVGRGDVLFRSTDPSWTRFVETDVHTSFGLVSPMVQGEAVYVVDDERWLVSTDDGATWRRTPALPRAR